A genomic window from Nocardioides sp. BP30 includes:
- a CDS encoding cold-shock protein: MPTGKVKWFDADKGFGFLSQDGGPDVYVHAEALPEGTAKTLKAGTRVEFGIAQGRRGDQALQVRILEAPKSVARNQRAAQRRKPEEMVLIVENVIKLLDDIREGYEHGRPPTRELAKKVSPALRSIADEFEL, from the coding sequence GTGCCCACTGGCAAGGTGAAGTGGTTCGACGCAGACAAGGGCTTCGGCTTCCTGTCGCAGGACGGCGGCCCCGACGTGTACGTCCACGCCGAGGCGCTGCCCGAGGGCACGGCCAAGACGCTGAAGGCCGGCACCCGGGTGGAGTTCGGCATCGCCCAGGGCCGCCGCGGGGACCAGGCGCTCCAGGTCCGCATCCTGGAGGCGCCCAAGTCGGTGGCGCGCAACCAGCGGGCCGCCCAGCGGCGCAAGCCCGAGGAGATGGTCCTCATCGTCGAGAACGTCATCAAGCTGCTCGACGACATCCGCGAGGGCTACGAGCACGGCCGTCCGCCGACGCGCGAGCTCGCCAAGAAGGTCAGCCCCGCGCTGCGCTCGATCGCCGACGAGTTCGAGCTCTGA
- a CDS encoding MFS transporter, translating into MTSDEQRWRDPHPGPQDAYDDDAVSGAHRAAGAARATARGMAATGRGLRGFGRYAVTQARRAADAQGADKSGLNRLLEMHAFNTAGDAAVAISLAGSLFFSASDAAAGASWSARGHVALFLGLTMVPFAVVAPLLGPLLDRFSHGRRWAIGITMAARAFFCWILAGALPHQSVMMYPAALLVLVLSKAYGVTRAAATPRLIPQGFTLVKTNGRVSMAGMVGVAVSAPIAGLCSLLGAAWVLRYATVLFVVATVLAIRLPAKVDHSEGEGTMTFRSDATQPADHGGGTLRVPQTVAYALRANCGPKFLSGFLLMFMAFLLQGPHHPLPTWNSTLVLGLVAGGAGAGNFLGTVLASLLRRVNPRLTLAVVLIAGSAVVLLTAVRANVLTLLALGLVAGGGAALAKFALDSSIQQDVPARVQTSAFARSDTTCQLAWVVGGFVGIALTPHQHLGLYVAFAVLTAWAIHVLSHRPRLEEVDERL; encoded by the coding sequence ATGACCTCGGACGAGCAGCGTTGGCGAGATCCGCACCCGGGTCCGCAGGACGCGTACGACGACGACGCAGTCTCCGGGGCCCACCGGGCGGCAGGTGCCGCCCGGGCGACGGCGCGCGGGATGGCGGCCACCGGGCGCGGCCTGCGCGGGTTCGGCCGCTACGCGGTCACCCAGGCGCGCCGGGCGGCCGACGCGCAGGGAGCCGACAAGTCGGGCCTGAACCGCCTGCTGGAGATGCACGCCTTCAACACCGCCGGCGACGCCGCCGTCGCGATCTCCCTGGCGGGTTCGCTGTTCTTCTCCGCGAGCGACGCCGCAGCCGGCGCGTCGTGGAGTGCCCGCGGCCACGTGGCGCTCTTCCTGGGCCTGACGATGGTGCCCTTCGCCGTCGTGGCGCCGTTGCTCGGCCCGTTGCTGGACCGCTTCTCCCACGGCCGGCGCTGGGCGATCGGCATCACGATGGCGGCGCGTGCGTTCTTCTGCTGGATCCTCGCCGGCGCACTCCCCCACCAGTCGGTGATGATGTATCCGGCCGCCCTGCTCGTGCTGGTGCTCTCCAAGGCGTACGGCGTCACGCGCGCCGCCGCGACGCCGCGCCTGATCCCGCAGGGCTTCACGCTGGTGAAGACCAACGGACGGGTGTCGATGGCCGGCATGGTGGGCGTCGCTGTCTCCGCGCCGATCGCCGGCCTGTGCTCGCTCCTCGGGGCGGCCTGGGTGCTGCGCTACGCGACGGTGCTGTTCGTCGTCGCGACGGTGCTCGCCATCCGGCTGCCGGCGAAGGTGGACCACAGCGAGGGCGAGGGCACGATGACCTTCCGCAGCGACGCGACACAGCCCGCCGACCACGGCGGCGGAACCCTGCGGGTGCCGCAGACGGTCGCCTACGCCCTGCGCGCCAACTGCGGACCGAAGTTCCTCTCCGGCTTCCTCCTGATGTTCATGGCGTTCCTGCTGCAGGGCCCCCACCACCCGCTCCCGACCTGGAACTCCACGCTCGTGCTCGGCCTGGTGGCCGGCGGCGCCGGGGCGGGCAACTTCCTCGGCACGGTGCTCGCCTCGCTGCTGCGTCGGGTCAACCCGCGGCTGACCCTGGCGGTGGTCCTGATCGCCGGCAGCGCTGTCGTGCTGCTCACCGCCGTACGCGCGAACGTGCTCACCCTGCTCGCCCTCGGCCTGGTCGCGGGCGGGGGCGCCGCGCTGGCCAAGTTCGCCTTGGACTCCAGCATCCAGCAGGACGTGCCGGCACGGGTGCAGACCAGCGCGTTCGCGCGGTCCGACACCACCTGTCAACTCGCGTGGGTGGTGGGCGGCTTCGTGGGCATCGCCCTGACGCCACACCAGCACCTGGGCCTCTACGTGGCGTTCGCCGTGCTGACGGCGTGGGCCATCCACGTGCTCTCGCACCGACCCCGGCTGGAGGAGGTCGACGAGCGGCTCTGA
- a CDS encoding DUF3027 domain-containing protein, whose translation MTSTATPYAGPDVLTAVEDARAALVADLGRDAADVGEHLAHVVESAGVVTHLFACTRKGYVGWRWSVTVAQVEDGPVTVDELVLIPGEEAIVAPAWVPYRERIKPGDLSPGDLLPVGDDDPRLVPTYSFGDDPLDPDAKAQVRQVAQELGLGRVRTLSPEGHDAAAERWYEGESGPLAPIAQAAPHHCHSCGFLMRIAGHLAPYFGVCANGDANDDGRVVSMDHGCGAHSEVRLSKKQEPLPVPEPVVDTITPDDLEGF comes from the coding sequence GTGACCAGCACCGCCACGCCGTACGCCGGCCCGGACGTCCTGACCGCCGTCGAGGACGCCCGTGCCGCGCTCGTCGCCGACCTCGGGCGCGATGCCGCCGACGTCGGTGAGCACCTGGCCCACGTCGTCGAGAGCGCCGGCGTCGTCACCCACCTGTTCGCCTGCACCCGCAAGGGGTACGTCGGGTGGCGCTGGTCGGTCACCGTGGCGCAGGTGGAGGACGGTCCGGTCACCGTCGACGAGCTGGTCCTCATCCCGGGCGAGGAGGCCATCGTGGCCCCGGCCTGGGTGCCCTACCGCGAGCGGATCAAGCCCGGCGACCTCTCGCCCGGCGACCTGCTGCCCGTCGGCGACGACGATCCTCGCCTGGTGCCGACCTACTCCTTCGGCGACGACCCGCTGGACCCGGACGCCAAGGCGCAGGTGCGCCAGGTCGCCCAGGAGCTCGGCCTGGGTCGGGTCCGCACGCTCAGCCCGGAGGGACACGACGCGGCGGCCGAGCGCTGGTACGAGGGCGAGAGCGGGCCGCTGGCCCCGATCGCGCAGGCCGCGCCGCACCACTGCCACAGCTGTGGCTTCCTGATGCGGATCGCCGGGCATCTGGCGCCGTACTTCGGGGTGTGCGCCAACGGCGACGCGAACGACGACGGCCGGGTGGTGAGCATGGACCACGGTTGTGGCGCGCACTCGGAGGTTCGGCTGTCGAAGAAGCAGGAGCCGCTGCCCGTCCCCGAGCCGGTGGTGGACACCATCACCCCCGACGACCTCGAGGGCTTCTAG
- a CDS encoding DUF2530 domain-containing protein: protein MQHQPRRPVPDVPPLDVDGVRAVEVGTLVWLVAFLGMLPFYGRLREDGHGWWLWTCLAGFGLGALGVEYCRRRRARNRG from the coding sequence GTGCAGCACCAGCCCCGGCGACCGGTCCCCGACGTACCGCCCCTCGACGTGGACGGGGTGCGCGCGGTCGAGGTCGGCACCCTGGTCTGGCTGGTCGCCTTCCTCGGCATGCTGCCGTTCTACGGCCGGCTGCGCGAGGACGGCCACGGATGGTGGCTGTGGACGTGCCTGGCCGGATTCGGGCTCGGGGCTCTCGGGGTGGAGTACTGCCGCCGCCGGCGCGCTCGCAACCGCGGCTGA
- a CDS encoding MarR family transcriptional regulator encodes MTSSGASSSDAGLASDLRLSVMRLRRRLVSERHPDNDLSIGAMSVLAGLERFGDMTLGALAQRERVQPPSMTRTVNCLEDGGYAVRQPSDTDRRQVVVSLTDRGRETLLADRARRNEWLAQRLADLTDAERAILRDAAPILERIAHE; translated from the coding sequence ATGACTTCTTCGGGTGCTTCGAGCAGCGACGCCGGCCTGGCCAGCGACCTGCGGCTCTCGGTGATGCGGCTGCGTCGGCGGTTGGTCTCCGAGCGCCATCCCGACAACGACCTGTCGATCGGCGCGATGTCAGTGCTCGCCGGGCTCGAGCGCTTCGGCGACATGACGCTCGGCGCCCTGGCCCAGCGCGAGCGGGTGCAGCCGCCGAGCATGACCCGCACGGTCAACTGCCTGGAGGACGGCGGTTACGCCGTGCGGCAGCCCAGTGACACCGACCGCCGCCAGGTGGTCGTCTCGCTGACCGACAGGGGCCGAGAGACCCTGCTGGCCGACCGTGCCCGCCGCAACGAGTGGCTGGCCCAGCGGCTGGCCGACCTGACCGACGCGGAGCGCGCCATCCTGCGCGACGCCGCCCCCATCCTCGAAAGGATCGCCCACGAGTGA
- a CDS encoding MFS transporter — protein sequence MSPTFRALRNPNYRLYLVGSVVSNTGTWLQRTAQDWLVLKPLHGGGTDLGVVTALQFLPVLLLTPYAGVVADRFPKRRMLQLTQLSMAAASLLLGVLALSGAAQIWMVYVLSFVFGVGAAFDVPARQSFVSEMVGPDDLTNAVGLNSAAFNTARIVGPALAGLLIAAFGGGATATGIVILLNAVSYLAVIVQLERMNTALLRIVPSRVRGRGALMDGVRYVRTQPTMLFVLVLVFFAGTFGMNFQLTSSLMATQVFGKGAGEFGLLGSTLAIGSLAGALLAARRTTIPLRLLAFAATGFGVAEIVAGSLPSYVAFAIFSPVIGFCTITLLNSSNATIQVTSDPAMRGRSMALYMTVVQGGTPIGAPLIGWVGQACGARWTLWVGGSMVLLGVVLAIALLARLRGGLSSVLTPLNPPGSLVNRVWDDQAVARARK from the coding sequence GTGAGCCCTACGTTCCGAGCCCTGCGCAACCCCAACTACCGCCTGTACCTGGTGGGGAGCGTCGTCTCCAACACCGGTACCTGGCTGCAGCGCACCGCTCAGGACTGGCTCGTGCTCAAGCCCCTGCACGGCGGCGGCACCGACCTGGGTGTCGTCACGGCCCTGCAGTTCCTGCCGGTCCTGCTGCTGACGCCGTACGCCGGGGTCGTCGCCGACCGCTTCCCCAAGCGCCGCATGCTGCAGCTGACCCAGCTGTCGATGGCGGCGGCCTCGCTGCTGCTCGGTGTCCTCGCCCTCTCGGGCGCGGCGCAGATCTGGATGGTCTACGTCCTCAGCTTCGTCTTCGGTGTCGGCGCCGCCTTCGACGTGCCCGCCCGGCAGTCGTTCGTCTCCGAGATGGTCGGGCCTGACGACCTGACCAACGCGGTGGGCCTCAACTCGGCTGCGTTCAACACCGCGCGCATCGTCGGTCCGGCCCTGGCCGGCCTCCTCATCGCCGCGTTCGGCGGGGGAGCGACGGCGACCGGCATCGTCATCCTGCTCAACGCCGTCTCCTACCTGGCCGTGATCGTCCAGCTGGAGCGGATGAACACCGCGCTGCTGCGGATCGTGCCGAGTCGCGTGCGCGGGCGTGGGGCGCTGATGGACGGGGTGCGCTACGTCCGCACGCAGCCCACCATGCTGTTCGTGCTGGTGCTGGTGTTCTTCGCCGGCACGTTCGGCATGAACTTCCAGCTCACCTCCTCGCTGATGGCGACCCAGGTCTTCGGCAAGGGCGCCGGCGAGTTCGGCCTGCTCGGCTCGACGCTGGCGATCGGCTCGTTGGCCGGGGCGCTGCTCGCCGCCCGGCGCACCACCATCCCGCTGCGGCTGCTGGCGTTCGCCGCGACCGGGTTCGGGGTCGCGGAGATCGTCGCGGGCAGCCTCCCGTCGTACGTTGCCTTCGCGATCTTCTCCCCGGTCATCGGGTTCTGCACGATCACGCTGCTGAACAGCTCCAACGCCACCATCCAGGTCACCTCGGACCCGGCGATGCGGGGCCGCTCGATGGCCCTCTACATGACGGTCGTGCAGGGCGGTACGCCGATCGGGGCGCCGTTGATCGGGTGGGTCGGCCAGGCTTGCGGTGCGCGCTGGACGCTGTGGGTGGGCGGCTCGATGGTCCTGCTCGGCGTGGTGCTGGCGATCGCGCTCCTCGCCCGCCTGCGAGGCGGCCTCTCCAGCGTTTTGACCCCCCTGAACCCGCCCGGTAGCCTTGTGAATCGTGTCTGGGACGACCAGGCCGTCGCGCGTGCTCGGAAGTAG
- the rpsL gene encoding 30S ribosomal protein S12, whose protein sequence is MPTIQQLVRKGRQDKASKTKTPALKGSPQRRGVCTRVYTTTPKKPNSALRKVARVRLSSGVEVTAYIPGVGHNLQEHSIVLVRGGRVKDLPGVRYKIIRGTLDTQGVKNRKQARSRYGAKKEK, encoded by the coding sequence GTGCCCACCATTCAGCAGTTGGTCCGCAAGGGCCGCCAGGACAAGGCGTCGAAGACCAAGACGCCTGCCCTGAAGGGGTCTCCGCAGCGCCGTGGCGTCTGCACCCGCGTCTACACCACCACGCCGAAGAAGCCGAACTCCGCGCTCCGTAAGGTCGCCCGCGTGCGCCTGTCGAGCGGCGTCGAGGTCACCGCTTACATCCCCGGTGTGGGTCACAACCTGCAGGAGCACTCGATCGTGCTCGTCCGCGGCGGCCGTGTGAAGGACCTTCCCGGCGTCCGCTACAAGATCATCCGTGGCACCCTCGACACGCAGGGTGTGAAGAACCGCAAGCAGGCCCGGTCGCGTTACGGCGCCAAGAAGGAGAAGTGA
- the rpsG gene encoding 30S ribosomal protein S7, which produces MPRKGPAPKRPIDVDPVYGSQLVTQLVSKVLQDGKKQVAQRIVYTALEGCREKTGTDPVVTLKRAMDNVKPAIEVKSRRVGGATYQVPIEVKGTRGTTLALRWLVGYAQDRREKTMAERLMNEILDASNGLGAAVKKREDTHKMAESNKAFAHYRW; this is translated from the coding sequence ATGCCTCGTAAGGGTCCCGCTCCCAAGCGTCCGATCGACGTCGACCCGGTCTACGGCTCGCAGCTGGTCACCCAGCTGGTGAGCAAGGTGCTGCAGGACGGCAAGAAGCAGGTCGCCCAGCGCATCGTCTACACCGCCCTGGAGGGTTGCCGCGAGAAGACCGGCACCGACCCCGTCGTGACGCTCAAGCGCGCGATGGACAACGTGAAGCCGGCCATCGAGGTCAAGTCCCGCCGCGTCGGCGGCGCGACCTACCAGGTCCCGATCGAGGTCAAGGGCACGCGCGGCACCACGCTCGCGCTGCGCTGGCTGGTCGGCTACGCCCAGGACCGTCGCGAGAAGACGATGGCCGAGCGCCTCATGAACGAGATCCTCGACGCGAGCAACGGCCTCGGCGCCGCTGTGAAGAAGCGCGAGGACACCCACAAGATGGCCGAGTCCAACAAGGCCTTCGCGCACTACCGCTGGTGA
- the fusA gene encoding elongation factor G, translated as MAHIDAGKTTTTERILFYTGISYKIGEVHEGAATMDWMEQEQERGITITSAATTCWWKNHQINIIDTPGHVDFTVEVERALRVLDGAVAVFDGVAGVEPQSQTVWRQANKYSVPRMCFVNKLDRTGADFYRVVDSIVERLNSTPLVLQIPIGAEGDFIGVVDLVEQNAKVWRGETQQGEDYVVEEIPADLADKAAEYREKLVETLAEADDEIMETYLEDGDVFDVPTLKAAIRRATLADKLNPILTGTAFKNKGVQPLLDAIVDYLPSPVDVEAIVGHKPNAEETPENEITRKPADDQPFSGLAFKIASDPHLGKLIYVRVYSGKLEAGATVLNASNGKKERIGKVYQMHANKREEIASVGAGQIVAVMGLKDTKTGHTLSDPANPVVLESMTFPAPVIEVAIEPKTKSDQEKLGVAIQRLAEEDPTFVVKTDEETGQTIIAGMGELHLEILVDRMKREFKVEATVGKPQVAYRETIRQKVANHSYTHKKQTGGSGQFAKVVISVEPNIDPETGTGAGYEFVNAVTGGRVPREYIPSVDNGGQEAMEFGVLAGYPMVDVKFTLEDGAYHDVDSSELAFKIAGNQAFKEAARQAKPVLLEPMFAVEVTTPENFLGTVIGDINSRRGQIRAQEERFGDIVVSALVPLSEMFGYVGDLRSKTSGQASYSMEFDSYAEVPTNIADEIIKKARGE; from the coding sequence ATGGCGCACATCGATGCCGGTAAGACCACCACCACCGAGCGCATCCTGTTCTACACCGGTATCTCCTACAAGATCGGTGAGGTCCACGAGGGCGCTGCCACGATGGACTGGATGGAGCAGGAGCAGGAGCGCGGCATCACCATCACGTCCGCCGCGACGACCTGCTGGTGGAAGAACCACCAGATCAACATCATCGACACGCCCGGCCACGTCGACTTCACCGTCGAGGTGGAGCGCGCCCTGCGCGTCCTCGACGGCGCTGTCGCCGTCTTCGACGGTGTCGCCGGTGTCGAGCCGCAGTCGCAGACCGTGTGGCGCCAGGCGAACAAGTACTCCGTGCCGCGGATGTGCTTCGTCAACAAGCTCGACCGGACCGGTGCCGACTTCTACCGCGTGGTCGACTCGATCGTCGAGCGCCTGAACTCCACGCCGCTCGTGCTGCAGATCCCGATCGGCGCCGAGGGCGACTTCATCGGCGTCGTCGACCTGGTCGAGCAGAACGCCAAGGTCTGGCGCGGCGAGACCCAGCAGGGCGAGGACTACGTGGTCGAGGAGATCCCGGCCGACCTCGCCGACAAGGCCGCCGAGTACCGCGAGAAGCTCGTGGAGACGCTGGCCGAGGCCGACGACGAGATCATGGAGACCTACCTGGAGGACGGTGACGTCTTCGACGTGCCCACCCTCAAGGCGGCCATCCGTCGCGCGACCCTCGCCGACAAGCTCAACCCGATCCTCACCGGCACCGCCTTCAAGAACAAGGGCGTCCAGCCGCTGCTCGACGCGATCGTCGACTACCTGCCCTCGCCGGTGGACGTCGAGGCGATCGTCGGCCACAAGCCGAACGCCGAGGAGACCCCGGAGAACGAGATCACCCGCAAGCCGGCCGACGACCAGCCCTTTTCGGGCCTGGCCTTCAAGATCGCCTCCGACCCGCACCTGGGCAAGCTGATCTACGTCCGCGTCTACTCGGGCAAGCTCGAGGCGGGTGCCACCGTCCTGAACGCCTCCAACGGCAAGAAGGAGCGGATCGGCAAGGTCTACCAGATGCACGCCAACAAGCGCGAGGAGATCGCGTCGGTGGGTGCTGGCCAGATCGTCGCCGTGATGGGTCTGAAGGACACCAAGACCGGTCACACCCTCTCCGACCCGGCCAACCCGGTCGTGCTCGAGTCGATGACGTTCCCGGCCCCGGTGATCGAGGTCGCCATCGAGCCGAAGACGAAGTCGGACCAGGAGAAGCTCGGCGTCGCCATCCAGCGTCTCGCCGAGGAGGACCCCACCTTCGTGGTCAAGACCGACGAGGAGACCGGCCAGACCATCATCGCCGGCATGGGCGAGCTCCACCTGGAGATCCTCGTCGACCGGATGAAGCGTGAGTTCAAGGTCGAGGCGACCGTCGGCAAGCCGCAGGTGGCCTACCGCGAGACGATCCGCCAGAAGGTCGCGAACCACAGCTACACCCACAAGAAGCAGACCGGTGGTTCGGGTCAGTTCGCGAAGGTCGTCATCTCGGTCGAGCCGAACATCGACCCCGAGACCGGTACCGGTGCGGGCTACGAGTTCGTCAACGCCGTCACGGGTGGTCGCGTCCCGCGCGAGTACATCCCGTCGGTCGACAACGGCGGCCAGGAGGCCATGGAGTTCGGCGTCCTCGCCGGCTACCCCATGGTCGACGTCAAGTTCACCCTTGAGGACGGCGCCTACCACGACGTCGACTCCTCGGAGCTGGCGTTCAAGATCGCCGGCAACCAGGCCTTCAAGGAGGCCGCGCGGCAGGCCAAGCCGGTCCTGCTCGAGCCGATGTTCGCCGTCGAGGTGACGACCCCCGAGAACTTCCTCGGTACCGTCATCGGTGACATCAACTCCCGTCGCGGCCAGATCCGTGCGCAGGAGGAGCGTTTCGGCGACATCGTCGTCAGCGCGCTCGTCCCGCTGTCCGAGATGTTCGGGTACGTCGGTGACCTCCGGTCCAAGACCAGTGGTCAGGCGTCGTACTCGATGGAGTTCGACTCGTACGCCGAGGTTCCCACGAACATCGCCGACGAGATCATCAAGAAGGCTCGCGGCGAGTAA
- the tuf gene encoding elongation factor Tu codes for MAKAKFERTKPHVNIGTIGHIDHGKTTLTAAITKVLHDAYPEINPFTPFDEIDKAPEERQRGITISIAHVEYQTEARHYAHVDCPGHADYIKNMITGAAQMDGAILVVAATDGPMPQTREHVLLARQVGVPALVVALNKCDMVDDEELIELVEMEVRELLNEYEFPGDDIPVVRVAAFPALNGDEKWGKSVLELMAAVDEYIPTPERDTDKPFLMPVEDVFTITGRGTVITGRIERGIVKVGEEVEIVGIRETSQKSTVTGVEMFRKLLDEGQAGENVGLLLRGTKREDVERGMVVIKPGTTTPHTQFEASVYILSKEEGGRHTPFFNNYRPQFYFRTTDVTGVVTLPEGTEMVMPGDNTEMSVELIQPIAMDEGLRFAIREGGRTVGAGRVTKINK; via the coding sequence GTGGCTAAGGCGAAGTTCGAGCGGACCAAGCCGCACGTCAACATCGGCACCATCGGTCACATCGACCACGGTAAGACGACGCTGACCGCGGCGATCACCAAGGTGCTGCACGACGCTTACCCGGAGATCAACCCCTTCACGCCGTTCGACGAGATCGACAAGGCTCCGGAGGAGCGCCAGCGCGGTATCACGATCTCGATCGCGCACGTCGAGTACCAGACCGAGGCGCGCCACTACGCGCACGTCGACTGCCCCGGTCACGCGGACTACATCAAGAACATGATCACCGGTGCGGCACAGATGGACGGCGCGATCCTCGTGGTCGCCGCCACCGACGGCCCGATGCCGCAGACCCGTGAGCACGTGCTGCTCGCGCGCCAGGTCGGCGTGCCGGCCCTGGTCGTCGCCCTGAACAAGTGCGACATGGTCGACGACGAGGAGCTCATCGAGCTCGTCGAGATGGAGGTGCGCGAGCTCCTCAACGAGTACGAGTTCCCGGGCGACGACATCCCGGTCGTGCGCGTTGCTGCCTTCCCGGCGCTGAACGGCGACGAGAAGTGGGGCAAGTCGGTCCTCGAGCTCATGGCCGCGGTCGACGAGTACATCCCGACCCCCGAGCGTGACACCGACAAGCCGTTCCTCATGCCCGTCGAGGACGTCTTCACGATCACCGGTCGTGGCACCGTCATCACCGGTCGTATCGAGCGCGGCATCGTCAAGGTCGGCGAGGAGGTCGAGATCGTCGGCATCCGCGAGACCTCGCAGAAGTCGACCGTCACCGGCGTCGAGATGTTCCGCAAGCTGCTCGACGAGGGCCAGGCCGGCGAGAACGTCGGTCTGCTCCTCCGCGGCACCAAGCGCGAGGATGTCGAGCGCGGCATGGTCGTGATCAAGCCGGGCACGACCACCCCGCACACGCAGTTCGAGGCCTCGGTCTACATCCTCTCCAAGGAGGAGGGCGGCCGTCACACGCCGTTCTTCAACAACTACCGCCCGCAGTTCTACTTCCGTACCACGGACGTGACGGGCGTGGTGACCCTCCCCGAGGGCACCGAGATGGTCATGCCGGGTGACAACACCGAGATGTCGGTCGAGCTCATCCAGCCCATCGCCATGGACGAGGGCCTGCGCTTCGCGATCCGTGAGGGTGGCCGCACCGTCGGTGCCGGCCGCGTCACCAAGATCAACAAGTGA
- a CDS encoding family 16 glycosylhydrolase: MFSERLTRPAAAAAGLLALPLLAAPASAAPVPGPVHAGNTFGWYPVAKRYEFVGPLGPQWRTRGDVRTQNGMLTLLGGRSGDVTATLDGAGHARGRWEIRWRGRQYGTAHTAYRLQTSLVPVARSGRHCGAQDLTFEDQKAGQNKAGLAINALPNLAFTTTVRPRGQSFTGDHWHTFAVEVTGKRISWFVDAHVVATETRPAALSGAPMTVRFRLQATQGERMDPARMQMDWLRYWTLRKPDTKSTAAPRPHKTTYADAC, from the coding sequence ATGTTCTCGGAACGACTCACCCGCCCCGCGGCGGCCGCGGCCGGGCTGCTGGCCCTGCCGCTGCTCGCCGCTCCCGCCTCCGCGGCGCCGGTCCCCGGGCCCGTGCACGCCGGCAACACGTTCGGCTGGTACCCGGTCGCCAAGCGCTACGAGTTCGTCGGCCCCCTCGGGCCGCAGTGGCGGACCCGGGGCGACGTGCGCACGCAGAACGGCATGCTCACGCTGCTCGGCGGCCGCAGTGGCGACGTCACCGCCACCCTGGATGGAGCAGGTCACGCTCGAGGGCGCTGGGAGATCCGCTGGCGCGGGCGGCAGTACGGCACCGCACACACCGCCTACCGGCTGCAGACCTCGCTGGTGCCCGTCGCTCGCAGCGGGCGGCACTGCGGCGCCCAGGACCTCACGTTCGAGGACCAGAAGGCGGGTCAGAACAAGGCCGGTCTCGCCATCAACGCGCTCCCGAACCTGGCGTTCACCACGACGGTGCGACCGCGGGGGCAGTCCTTCACCGGCGACCACTGGCACACCTTCGCCGTCGAAGTCACGGGCAAGCGGATCTCATGGTTCGTCGACGCCCACGTCGTGGCCACCGAGACCCGCCCCGCGGCGCTGTCGGGTGCACCGATGACCGTGCGGTTCCGGCTGCAGGCCACCCAGGGAGAGCGGATGGACCCGGCCCGCATGCAGATGGACTGGCTGCGCTACTGGACGCTGCGCAAGCCCGACACCAAGTCGACCGCCGCGCCACGACCGCACAAGACCACGTACGCCGACGCCTGCTGA
- the trmB gene encoding tRNA (guanosine(46)-N7)-methyltransferase TrmB, which translates to MPGAVDPARPGVRLTDDGRPVREVVSYTRRGGRLTPAQQQAWDARAREWVVPEEDVAADGFSWSERFGRDAAILVEIGSGVGEALATVARPEHNVIGIEVWKPGVADTLRRLEKAGIDNVRMCSVDAVWVLEHTLAPGQLSELWTFFPDPWHKARHHKRRLVSPSFARLVASRLAPGGVWRLATDWADYADQMVEVLDAEPALSGGVVPRWSERPQTKFERKGAAKDRRIADLAYVRV; encoded by the coding sequence ATGCCTGGTGCCGTCGACCCTGCCCGCCCCGGAGTCCGCCTCACCGACGACGGGCGCCCCGTGCGTGAGGTGGTCAGCTACACCCGGCGGGGCGGTCGTCTCACGCCGGCACAGCAGCAGGCCTGGGACGCCCGTGCGCGGGAGTGGGTCGTCCCCGAGGAGGACGTCGCCGCCGACGGGTTCAGCTGGTCGGAGCGCTTCGGTCGGGACGCAGCGATCCTGGTCGAGATCGGCTCCGGCGTGGGGGAGGCCCTGGCGACGGTGGCCCGCCCCGAGCACAACGTCATCGGGATCGAGGTGTGGAAGCCGGGTGTCGCCGACACCCTGCGGCGTCTGGAGAAGGCCGGGATCGACAACGTCCGGATGTGCAGCGTCGATGCGGTCTGGGTCCTCGAGCACACGCTGGCGCCGGGGCAGCTGAGCGAGCTGTGGACCTTCTTCCCGGATCCGTGGCACAAGGCGCGACACCACAAGCGCCGGCTGGTGAGCCCGTCGTTCGCCCGCCTGGTCGCCTCGCGGCTGGCCCCGGGCGGTGTCTGGAGGCTCGCGACCGACTGGGCGGACTACGCCGATCAGATGGTCGAGGTGCTCGATGCGGAACCGGCCCTGTCCGGGGGCGTCGTTCCCCGCTGGTCGGAGCGACCGCAGACGAAGTTCGAGCGCAAGGGCGCGGCCAAGGACCGCCGCATCGCCGACCTGGCCTACGTGCGCGTCTGA